One stretch of Balneola sp. MJW-20 DNA includes these proteins:
- a CDS encoding ROK family protein: MILTLDAGGTNLVFSAVKDGELAGKPITAATPPDDLDLFLKALVSGFNEVSDQFDEHANAISFAFPGPADYESGVIGDLQNLPAFNGNVALGPYLEHHFNIPVFINNDGDMFALGEARAGYLPWINTQLRNAGSQRQYKNLVSVTLGTGFGAGVVVDGKILKGDTGTASEAWLFRNKVFSYTNVEDILSIRAVRRMYAEQIHMDPAKAPYPDEIYRIATDKEEGSREAAVETWYRYGEILGDSLAHINAIVDGVIVIGGGLSGAYPVFSKSMFDELNGFFNSLSGKRFSRSVQKYYNTEKEYFFKKFLKPVQGTATIPGSNREVTYLKEKKIPVGLSRLGSSEGISLGCYYYALEKLSHSL; this comes from the coding sequence TTGATCCTGACTCTTGATGCCGGAGGAACAAATCTCGTCTTTTCGGCTGTGAAGGATGGCGAACTGGCAGGAAAACCGATAACGGCTGCTACACCGCCCGATGATCTGGATCTTTTTCTAAAGGCATTGGTATCGGGGTTTAATGAAGTTTCAGATCAGTTTGATGAACACGCGAATGCCATCAGTTTTGCCTTCCCGGGGCCGGCTGATTATGAATCCGGAGTCATAGGTGACCTGCAGAATTTACCCGCCTTTAATGGGAATGTAGCTTTAGGACCATATCTGGAGCATCACTTTAACATTCCGGTCTTTATTAACAATGATGGAGACATGTTTGCGCTGGGGGAAGCCCGGGCAGGATATCTTCCCTGGATCAATACGCAACTGCGAAATGCTGGTTCTCAAAGGCAGTACAAAAATCTGGTTTCAGTTACCCTGGGAACCGGTTTTGGAGCAGGGGTGGTCGTTGACGGTAAAATATTGAAAGGAGATACCGGTACTGCTTCAGAAGCATGGCTTTTCAGGAATAAAGTATTCAGTTATACCAATGTAGAAGATATCCTTAGTATCAGGGCAGTACGGCGAATGTATGCAGAGCAGATCCATATGGATCCGGCAAAAGCACCGTATCCGGATGAAATTTACAGGATAGCGACTGATAAAGAAGAAGGATCCAGAGAAGCAGCGGTTGAAACCTGGTATAGATATGGAGAGATTCTGGGAGATTCGCTCGCTCATATTAATGCAATTGTTGACGGGGTAATCGTAATTGGAGGAGGGTTAAGCGGAGCATATCCGGTCTTCAGCAAGAGCATGTTTGATGAGTTGAATGGATTCTTTAATTCATTAAGCGGCAAAAGGTTCAGTAGATCAGTTCAAAAATATTATAATACAGAGAAGGAATATTTTTTTAAGAAATTTCTAAAACCGGTACAAGGGACAGCTACAATCCCCGGTTCAAATCGGGAGGTCACTTATCTTAAAGAAAAGAAGATCCCGGTTGGATTAAGCAGACTTGGTAGCAGTGAAGGCATTAGTCTGGGATGTTATTACTATGCCCTTGAAAAACTAAGTCATTCACTTTAA
- a CDS encoding glycosyltransferase — translation MILSDKKIFIIGTVWPEPNSSAAGLRMIQLITFLRSEGAELIFGSSASMSDHSYDLESLDVRCVRVEINNVSFDDLISSMNPDMVIYDRFMTEEQYGWRVTDQCPNAIQILDTEDLHFMREGRRMRKEQFATQENITDYLNLDIAMRELSSIFRCDLSMIISTAEMDILKHLRVPEELLQYIPIVYDAINTAFAPAFGKRNGFFTIGNFRHPPNRDSVQYLYEKVWPLIRQQLPDAQMHVYGSYPAEKDMQLDQPEKGFHIHGRADDLDQVLQKHRLMLAPLRFGAGIKGKFLSAFNVGIPAVTTSIGAEGINSQDPGWPGAISDSPSELAQKAVQLYIDQEKWVEASGKCRPLINNHFLKDDYFQSFAEKLKYLHHNVRSHRSRNLIGQLLRFNANRSTMFMSKWIEEKNKN, via the coding sequence ATGATTTTAAGCGATAAAAAGATATTTATTATCGGTACCGTGTGGCCGGAACCCAATTCATCAGCTGCCGGATTACGAATGATACAGCTTATAACTTTTCTTAGATCTGAAGGCGCTGAACTCATCTTTGGAAGTTCTGCATCAATGAGTGATCATAGCTATGACTTAGAATCACTGGATGTGAGGTGTGTTCGGGTGGAGATCAACAACGTAAGTTTTGATGATCTGATCTCCTCAATGAACCCTGATATGGTTATTTATGATCGCTTTATGACAGAAGAGCAGTATGGATGGAGGGTAACCGATCAATGTCCGAATGCCATTCAGATCCTGGATACGGAGGACCTGCACTTCATGCGGGAAGGAAGAAGAATGAGAAAAGAGCAATTTGCCACACAAGAGAATATTACAGATTATCTGAATCTGGATATCGCAATGAGGGAGCTTAGCAGTATCTTTCGGTGTGATCTTAGTATGATCATATCCACAGCAGAAATGGATATCTTAAAACACTTAAGGGTACCGGAAGAACTGCTTCAGTACATTCCGATTGTATATGATGCAATAAATACCGCATTCGCTCCAGCATTCGGAAAGAGAAATGGATTCTTTACCATCGGAAATTTCAGACATCCACCAAACCGGGATTCAGTACAATATCTGTATGAGAAGGTCTGGCCTCTGATAAGGCAACAACTACCGGATGCACAGATGCATGTTTATGGTTCCTATCCTGCCGAAAAAGATATGCAGTTAGATCAACCCGAAAAAGGATTTCATATACATGGCAGGGCAGACGATCTTGATCAGGTACTTCAAAAACACAGACTCATGCTCGCCCCATTAAGGTTCGGAGCCGGTATCAAAGGAAAATTCCTGAGTGCATTTAATGTTGGAATACCGGCAGTGACCACGAGTATTGGTGCCGAAGGAATTAACAGTCAGGATCCAGGATGGCCAGGAGCGATCTCCGATTCTCCCTCTGAGCTCGCTCAAAAAGCAGTTCAGTTATATATTGATCAGGAGAAATGGGTTGAAGCATCCGGTAAATGCAGGCCTTTGATCAATAATCATTTCTTAAAAGACGACTATTTTCAGTCCTTTGCAGAAAAATTGAAATATCTTCATCATAATGTACGATCACATCGGAGCAGGAATCTGATCGGGCAACTTTTACGGTTCAACGCAAACCGTTCGACTATGTTCATGAGTAAATGGATAGAAGAGAAAAACAAAAATTAA
- a CDS encoding peroxiredoxin family protein, which translates to MHNYLKVLILFTLLLTASQCNDSKEALQHGSWKGVIHYSDAEVPFNFEIYRIGNSDSVQVTIINGEDRAIISDAVIRRDSLIVPMFAFDITLQAEVRGDSMSGTLIKHYRGSSVPFTAVYGKPRYEVSEKSGAAEIPEKMDLLIRYDRDNAYPAVALMKQNENRVSGTILSELSDFRYFEGKIEGDSLTMSSFDGVHAFLITANKEEGLWSGSILFEEGYSEKWKQETEGEHKIRDAFGIIDLSDKKTRPDLSSFSMNGNSIETADYRGKVLMVQIFGTWCPNSWDQTKYLTANYDQWKNEGVEILAVNYEANYSEEYGKRRISYYKDKMNIDYPVLLGGRLNKEEAAEAFPFMDKILAFPTLVILDKEGYARYVHSYFTGPATGQYYENFKIRLQEIITELNEE; encoded by the coding sequence ATGCACAACTACCTTAAAGTTCTGATATTATTCACATTACTCTTGACTGCTAGTCAGTGCAATGATTCCAAAGAGGCCCTTCAACATGGGTCCTGGAAAGGGGTGATACATTATTCCGATGCAGAAGTCCCATTTAATTTTGAGATATACAGGATCGGAAACTCAGACTCCGTTCAGGTTACGATCATAAATGGTGAGGACCGAGCCATAATTTCTGACGCAGTAATAAGGAGAGATAGTCTGATAGTGCCTATGTTCGCATTTGATATTACGCTTCAGGCGGAAGTTCGTGGTGACTCTATGAGTGGTACACTCATAAAGCATTATCGTGGATCCTCTGTACCGTTTACTGCTGTTTATGGAAAGCCACGGTATGAAGTGAGCGAGAAGAGTGGCGCCGCTGAAATACCTGAAAAAATGGACCTACTGATAAGGTATGACCGCGATAATGCATACCCGGCTGTTGCTTTGATGAAACAGAATGAAAACCGGGTGAGCGGAACCATATTATCTGAACTCAGTGATTTCCGCTATTTTGAAGGAAAGATCGAGGGCGATTCTCTGACCATGTCATCTTTTGACGGAGTTCATGCTTTTCTTATTACAGCTAATAAAGAAGAAGGACTTTGGTCCGGCAGTATACTTTTTGAGGAAGGATATTCCGAAAAATGGAAGCAGGAAACCGAAGGAGAACATAAGATCAGGGATGCTTTTGGAATCATTGATCTGAGTGATAAGAAAACCCGACCAGATCTTTCATCATTTAGTATGAATGGCAATAGTATTGAGACAGCGGATTACAGAGGAAAGGTGCTGATGGTGCAAATATTCGGTACCTGGTGCCCGAATAGCTGGGATCAGACCAAATATCTAACTGCGAATTATGATCAGTGGAAGAATGAGGGTGTAGAGATCCTTGCGGTAAATTATGAAGCAAATTATTCCGAAGAGTACGGAAAACGAAGGATCAGCTACTATAAGGATAAGATGAATATCGACTATCCGGTGTTATTGGGTGGAAGACTAAATAAAGAGGAGGCTGCTGAAGCCTTTCCCTTTATGGACAAAATTCTGGCATTTCCGACCCTGGTCATTCTTGATAAGGAAGGGTATGCCCGGTATGTCCACAGTTATTTTACGGGACCTGCAACCGGTCAGTATTATGAGAATTTTAAGATCAGACTTCAGGAGATCATTACTGAGCTGAATGAAGAGTAA
- a CDS encoding tol-pal system YbgF family protein, translating to MSKRRLSKEELESDPLIENYTKAVNYYQTHKPTILAAVIGIVVVVGSLIGYNYYSEQQELEAQNLLATAESYYNQGDYDKALNGDSFELTYGFAQIANDYSGTHAGNLATYYAAVSAYRLGNVEEAISFFNNFEVPRGILGVGPLTFHAKLLDENEQNELSSTMYLKAAEWDVNDNTTPYNLLKAAQASYEAGNYDDASDIATRVIREYPQSPEIADAQKLLGMLAAL from the coding sequence ATGTCAAAAAGACGACTATCCAAAGAAGAGCTCGAAAGCGATCCGCTGATCGAGAATTATACCAAAGCCGTAAATTATTACCAGACACATAAACCAACGATACTGGCTGCAGTGATCGGGATCGTTGTAGTAGTCGGCAGCCTGATCGGATATAATTACTATTCCGAGCAGCAGGAACTTGAAGCACAGAATTTACTGGCTACTGCAGAATCCTATTACAATCAGGGTGACTACGACAAAGCGCTTAATGGAGATTCATTTGAACTTACTTATGGATTTGCCCAGATCGCTAATGATTATTCCGGAACCCATGCAGGCAATCTGGCAACTTATTATGCAGCAGTAAGTGCATACAGACTTGGCAATGTTGAAGAAGCTATTTCTTTCTTCAACAATTTTGAAGTACCCAGAGGTATACTAGGTGTGGGTCCTCTCACCTTCCATGCTAAACTGCTGGATGAGAATGAACAGAATGAGCTGTCCTCAACCATGTATCTTAAAGCTGCAGAGTGGGATGTCAATGACAATACCACTCCATATAACCTCTTAAAGGCAGCACAGGCTTCCTATGAAGCAGGTAATTACGATGATGCCTCTGATATTGCTACTCGCGTGATCCGTGAGTATCCTCAGAGCCCGGAGATCGCAGATGCACAGAAGCTTTTAGGTATGCTTGCAGCTCTCTGA
- a CDS encoding ABC transporter ATP-binding protein codes for MNKAAVLNATDLYKTFPGNSEHGELKVLQGVSLDLYPAEITSIVGSSGSGKSTLLHILGGLDSADSGHVYWNDKDISGMSQDKIADLRNKNIGFVFQFHHLLPEFTAQENVAMPAMIGGQSSDEAMRKALFLLERFGIEDRRDHRPAQLSGGEQQRVSMARALVNDPRVILADEPTGNLDDKNTKVILDLLFELTQTDDLSVLLITHEMDIADRSDRIMELKNGVLHPH; via the coding sequence ATGAATAAAGCAGCGGTTCTAAACGCTACTGATCTTTATAAGACCTTTCCAGGGAACTCAGAACACGGGGAACTAAAAGTTCTTCAGGGAGTCTCTCTGGATCTTTATCCTGCAGAGATCACTTCTATTGTGGGATCCAGCGGCTCAGGTAAAAGTACTCTTTTGCATATTCTTGGGGGACTGGATTCTGCTGACAGTGGCCATGTATACTGGAATGACAAAGATATTTCAGGCATGAGTCAGGATAAGATAGCTGACCTCAGAAATAAGAATATTGGTTTTGTATTCCAGTTCCATCATTTGCTACCGGAATTCACTGCCCAGGAAAACGTTGCCATGCCAGCTATGATCGGGGGACAGTCTTCCGATGAAGCAATGAGGAAAGCTTTATTTCTGCTGGAACGCTTTGGAATTGAAGACAGGCGCGACCATCGCCCTGCTCAGCTTTCAGGGGGAGAGCAACAGCGGGTATCTATGGCCAGAGCACTGGTCAACGATCCGCGTGTGATCCTTGCTGATGAACCAACCGGAAATCTGGATGACAAGAATACCAAAGTGATACTGGACCTGCTTTTCGAGCTTACACAGACCGATGATCTGTCCGTTTTACTTATCACTCATGAAATGGACATTGCTGACCGGTCAGACCGCATCATGGAATTAAAAAACGGGGTTTTACATCCACATTAA
- a CDS encoding TIGR00282 family metallophosphoesterase, with product MADTISVFFVGDVVGDPGIDSVNTLLPPLIKKYESDFVIINGENSHEGHGINRHIIKNFHNLGAHVVTGGDHSFDKWKVFDYMRKDNRILRPLNYPKGNAGFGYGIYDIPGTDFKMGVLNIQGRTFMKAIDDPFSTAEWALERMREETNLIFVDFHAEATAEKMSMGWHIDGKASVMVGTHTHIPTNDARILPQGTGYITDAGMTGSFNSVIGMDKKVAIKRFMTGVHQKYQPAKGNNHLCGVFARLDTETGKCVHIESVIYPEFNQSES from the coding sequence TTGGCTGATACCATCAGCGTTTTTTTTGTTGGAGATGTAGTCGGTGATCCCGGCATTGATAGCGTTAATACCCTGCTTCCTCCTCTTATCAAAAAGTATGAAAGTGATTTCGTGATCATCAACGGAGAGAATTCTCATGAAGGTCACGGGATCAATCGACATATCATCAAGAACTTTCACAATCTGGGCGCACATGTTGTTACCGGAGGTGACCATTCCTTTGACAAGTGGAAAGTCTTCGATTATATGAGAAAGGACAACCGGATCCTTCGTCCACTGAATTATCCCAAAGGTAATGCCGGTTTCGGTTACGGCATCTATGATATACCGGGCACAGATTTTAAGATGGGAGTTCTGAATATCCAGGGAAGAACATTCATGAAAGCCATTGACGATCCCTTTAGTACTGCAGAATGGGCACTGGAAAGAATGAGAGAAGAAACAAACCTGATCTTTGTGGACTTTCACGCCGAAGCAACAGCTGAAAAAATGTCGATGGGCTGGCATATTGATGGCAAAGCCTCGGTCATGGTAGGTACTCATACTCACATTCCAACTAATGATGCAAGAATTTTACCACAGGGTACCGGATACATTACTGATGCCGGTATGACCGGGTCCTTTAATTCCGTGATCGGAATGGATAAGAAAGTGGCTATTAAAAGATTTATGACAGGAGTACATCAGAAATATCAGCCGGCCAAGGGTAATAATCACCTTTGCGGTGTATTTGCGCGCTTAGATACGGAAACCGGCAAATGTGTACATATAGAATCTGTTATTTACCCCGAATTTAATCAGTCAGAAAGTTAA
- a CDS encoding cell division protein ZapA has translation MKSIKVNILGRQYPLKVEESEEEAMIRICKYVDDRFQEYRQQLVKQPESTVMVLAALSIAEELFEAKRKSSDLENNDTLVMERVNHSLEKLLSEIRE, from the coding sequence ATGAAATCGATTAAGGTTAATATACTCGGGCGACAGTATCCTCTTAAAGTCGAGGAATCCGAAGAAGAAGCAATGATCCGTATATGCAAGTATGTGGATGACCGCTTTCAGGAATACCGGCAACAGCTGGTAAAACAGCCCGAATCAACCGTGATGGTATTGGCAGCATTATCCATTGCAGAAGAATTATTTGAAGCTAAAAGAAAGAGCTCAGACCTTGAAAATAATGACACCCTGGTCATGGAAAGAGTTAATCATAGTCTGGAAAAGCTGCTTTCAGAAATCAGAGAATAA
- the pheT gene encoding phenylalanine--tRNA ligase subunit beta — protein sequence MKVSYNWLKEFVDPGLNPEELADKLTLIGLEVEEIESFGSSLDGVIVGEVLEVVPHPNADRLQLCQVDLGEEKKQIVCGAKNVAAGQKVPVATVGSTLPIKLDNGDLLTIKKAKLRGEVSEGMICAEDELGIGTDHAGIMVLDEDLKIGTPVSEIFDLYEDTVIDIAITPNRPDATCHLGVARDAAAALNKEFRYEPAELKGKVVEKSDDISIEINSPDKCHRYSGILIKGITIDESPAWLQNKLKAIGVRPVNNVVDATNYVMFELGQPLHAFDYNQIAGKKIVVTDFDEEIEFETLDHVNRKCAPGTLFICDGEKPVAIAGVMGGLNSEVSDDTNCILIESAYFDPGSVRKTAKEQSLQTDASYRFERGIDPTIQAIAAQRAADLIIEIAGGQQSDEIIDIHPVKTEVKKVNLRIGQLNRLLGTEFSVEETLKILDGLELEVISKSDKDITFHIPPFRPDLEREVDLIEEVGRLYDYNNIESPSHGIYVSTDAFSDWEILMEKIRTISLQLGFREIYTNSLISEKEASSFGDLRNMIPTLNPLTKDMSTLRPSLLHGFLKSASYNFNRKAESVRFFEIGNVFWASEDHSYHTGIREETHLLMGLSGAKHKEHWSGERTLYSAFDLKSALYGLFEKLGIKDRIKEESKDQDTLLLKMGKSEVGRLFRVSDDLKKTYDFDNEAYAAELSLSLIAKALEDIPERKFSPVPKFPAFDYDFAVIVEQEVAATDLLSNIRNKAGNTLHSLDIFDVFEGDSIGKGKKSLAFRLSFLDPNKTLNIKEIEPIINRIVNSLEKDYSAKLRS from the coding sequence ATGAAAGTATCCTATAACTGGCTTAAAGAATTTGTAGATCCGGGATTAAATCCGGAAGAACTGGCCGACAAACTGACCCTTATCGGTCTTGAAGTTGAAGAAATTGAATCTTTTGGAAGCAGTCTGGACGGTGTGATCGTAGGTGAGGTGCTGGAAGTAGTGCCCCACCCTAATGCAGATCGTCTTCAACTCTGCCAGGTTGACCTTGGAGAAGAGAAAAAACAGATCGTCTGTGGTGCTAAAAATGTAGCAGCCGGCCAGAAAGTACCGGTTGCAACCGTAGGATCCACTCTTCCTATAAAACTTGATAACGGTGATCTGTTAACCATCAAAAAAGCCAAACTTCGTGGTGAAGTATCAGAAGGTATGATCTGTGCGGAGGATGAACTCGGCATTGGCACTGATCATGCCGGTATTATGGTGCTTGATGAAGATCTTAAAATTGGCACTCCCGTCTCTGAGATCTTTGACCTGTATGAAGATACCGTCATTGACATAGCCATTACACCCAACCGGCCCGATGCTACCTGCCATCTCGGTGTGGCACGTGATGCCGCTGCAGCACTGAATAAAGAGTTTCGCTATGAGCCTGCTGAATTAAAGGGCAAGGTCGTGGAAAAGTCAGACGATATCAGTATAGAGATCAACAGCCCGGATAAATGTCACCGTTACTCGGGGATCCTGATCAAAGGGATCACCATAGATGAATCACCTGCATGGCTTCAGAATAAATTAAAGGCAATCGGAGTCCGGCCGGTTAATAATGTGGTGGATGCCACCAATTATGTCATGTTTGAACTGGGTCAGCCCCTGCATGCTTTTGATTACAACCAGATCGCAGGGAAAAAGATCGTTGTGACAGATTTCGATGAAGAAATAGAATTTGAGACCCTTGATCATGTGAATCGTAAGTGTGCTCCAGGCACACTCTTTATTTGTGACGGAGAAAAACCCGTTGCAATTGCAGGAGTAATGGGAGGCCTTAATTCTGAGGTGAGTGATGATACCAACTGTATATTGATCGAATCGGCTTATTTTGATCCGGGTTCAGTCCGTAAAACAGCTAAGGAACAAAGTCTTCAGACAGACGCCTCTTATCGATTTGAACGCGGGATCGATCCTACTATTCAGGCAATAGCTGCACAACGTGCTGCAGATCTTATCATTGAGATTGCCGGCGGTCAACAATCGGATGAGATCATTGACATACACCCGGTTAAAACGGAGGTTAAAAAAGTAAACCTGAGGATCGGCCAGTTGAACCGTTTGTTGGGCACCGAGTTTTCTGTTGAGGAGACTCTGAAGATACTTGACGGACTTGAGCTGGAAGTGATAAGCAAGTCAGATAAAGATATTACTTTCCATATCCCTCCTTTCCGTCCTGATCTTGAGCGTGAAGTTGACCTGATCGAAGAGGTCGGAAGACTTTATGACTACAATAATATTGAGTCTCCTTCTCACGGAATCTATGTATCCACCGATGCATTCAGTGATTGGGAAATACTCATGGAAAAGATACGGACCATTAGTCTTCAGCTTGGTTTCAGAGAGATCTATACCAACTCACTTATCTCTGAGAAAGAGGCATCCAGTTTTGGCGATCTGAGGAATATGATCCCTACTCTCAATCCTCTCACCAAAGATATGAGTACGCTGAGACCATCTCTGTTGCATGGTTTTCTGAAATCGGCCTCCTATAACTTTAATCGTAAGGCTGAGAGTGTTCGGTTCTTCGAGATCGGTAATGTATTCTGGGCAAGTGAGGATCATAGTTATCATACCGGAATACGAGAAGAGACTCATCTTCTAATGGGATTATCCGGAGCTAAGCATAAAGAACACTGGTCAGGCGAACGAACCCTGTATTCAGCTTTTGACCTGAAATCTGCACTATACGGACTGTTCGAAAAACTGGGGATCAAAGATCGCATAAAGGAAGAAAGCAAAGATCAGGACACCCTGCTGCTGAAAATGGGTAAATCAGAAGTAGGCAGATTATTCCGTGTTTCTGATGATCTGAAGAAAACCTACGACTTTGATAACGAAGCTTATGCTGCTGAGTTATCATTGAGTCTTATAGCAAAAGCACTGGAAGATATTCCGGAAAGAAAATTCTCACCGGTTCCGAAGTTCCCGGCATTCGATTACGATTTTGCTGTGATCGTTGAACAGGAAGTTGCTGCGACCGATCTGCTTAGCAATATTCGTAATAAAGCAGGTAATACATTACATAGCCTCGATATTTTTGATGTGTTTGAGGGGGACTCGATCGGCAAAGGAAAGAAGAGTCTGGCATTCCGCCTGAGCTTTCTCGATCCCAACAAGACATTGAACATCAAAGAAATAGAACCTATTATTAATCGTATTGTTAATTCACTTGAAAAAGATTATTCTGCAAAACTAAGATCATAA